The following are encoded together in the Candidatus Palauibacter australiensis genome:
- a CDS encoding divalent metal cation transporter, giving the protein AALAMFMAFLTRYAFGAEWPLAATGAVLMGACVGVLAVGRFRGLDITIKILLAMLVVSTVATALVAAPRADLSTLALWPGDVVGTVVPFAFLLALIGWMPSPVDVAVWSSLWTLAKDKTTGARTSVADAKRDFLVGFVGTGILALIFVSVGATVLFQADVALSDAGAVFSTQLVDMYSTTLGSWSRPIVLVAAMATIFSSLLAVTDGFPRAIERTLANLRGHVAADTVTRVGRVYWWSMIALPVIAFFILLGFSGSLTAMVDFATTVAFLTAPILGYFNLRAVTSEAVPPEHRPGRGMVTLTWVGLVLLGGTGLAYLVSLVR; this is encoded by the coding sequence TGGCGGCGCTCGCGATGTTCATGGCGTTCCTCACCCGCTACGCCTTCGGCGCGGAGTGGCCGCTGGCGGCAACGGGGGCCGTGCTGATGGGCGCCTGCGTGGGGGTGCTCGCGGTGGGGCGCTTCCGCGGCCTCGACATCACGATCAAGATCCTGCTCGCGATGCTCGTCGTCTCGACCGTGGCGACCGCGCTCGTGGCCGCGCCGCGCGCCGACCTCTCGACGCTGGCGCTGTGGCCGGGCGACGTCGTCGGCACCGTCGTCCCCTTCGCCTTCCTCCTCGCCCTCATCGGGTGGATGCCCTCGCCCGTCGACGTGGCGGTGTGGAGCAGCCTGTGGACGCTCGCCAAGGACAAGACGACGGGCGCGCGGACCTCGGTCGCCGACGCGAAACGCGACTTCCTCGTGGGCTTCGTCGGCACCGGCATCCTCGCGCTCATCTTCGTGTCGGTCGGGGCCACGGTCCTCTTCCAGGCGGACGTCGCCCTCAGCGACGCGGGGGCCGTGTTCTCCACGCAACTCGTCGACATGTACAGCACGACGCTGGGCTCGTGGTCCCGTCCCATCGTCCTCGTGGCGGCGATGGCGACGATCTTCTCGAGCCTCCTCGCCGTGACGGACGGCTTCCCGCGCGCGATCGAGCGCACGCTGGCGAACCTGCGGGGGCATGTCGCGGCGGACACCGTGACCCGCGTGGGACGCGTCTACTGGTGGAGCATGATCGCGCTCCCCGTCATCGCCTTCTTCATCCTCCTCGGCTTCTCCGGCAGCCTCACCGCGATGGTGGACTTCGCGACGACCGTGGCGTTCCTCACCGCGCCCATCCTCGGCTACTTCAACCTCCGCGCCGTGACGTCGGAGGCGGTGCCGCCCGAGCACCGGCCGGGCCGCGGCATGGTGACGCTGACCTGGGTGGGACTCGTCCTCCTCGGTGGGACCGGCCTCGCCTACCTCGTGTCGCTCGTCCGGTGA